A window from Rhinoraja longicauda isolate Sanriku21f chromosome 26, sRhiLon1.1, whole genome shotgun sequence encodes these proteins:
- the LOC144606339 gene encoding complement component 1 Q subcomponent-binding protein, mitochondrial-like: SAGDQAFVEFLGDEIKEEKKIQKSTSLPKVSGGWEIRLNGTEAKLERKVEGERITVSFNINNSIPPTMEETPQEGQKDAENEPEVISTPNFVVEVTKLSNKQSLVFDCHYPEDECVQHLVIKSSKKDKNIQEK, encoded by the exons TCTGCAGGTGACCAAGCATTTGTAGAATTCCTCGGAGATGAAATCAAAGAGGAAAAGAAAATTCAAAAGAGTACATCTCTACCAAAAGTGTCTGGaggctgggagatcaggttgaatggAACAGAAGCTAAACTTGAACGAAAGGTTGAAGGTGAAAG GATTACAGTCAGTTTTAATATTAACAACAGTATTCCACCAACAATGGAAGAGACGCCACAGGAAGGGCAGAAGGATGCTGAGAACGAG CCAGAAGTTATCTCAACCCCAAACTTTGTCGTCGAAGTGACCAAGCTATCGAATAAACAAAGCCTGGTGTTTGATTGCCACTATCCTGAAGATGAG TGTGTTCAGCACCTGGTGATCAAATCCAGCAAGAAAGACAAAAACATTCAAGAAAAATAA
- the LOC144606357 gene encoding schlafen family member 13-like, protein MALESIRLMETPYPDLVLDAGTVDFGEKHRKNMKDHSLKKAQCRNLVIAACALLNSGGGIIHVKVGNEDYNQRTDAIGLDIETEIHSLVIKQSFVEFMQQDTTMWIFVQSWISSINEKSKLPRLCSIASNVYCISRRGTQCIQLSPLEVEELFQTKSTSSRSSDDPKCRNTELAFDMLVQNEFQHGADFGIGESEHIEFKDFSGERISNRINEVIPTLMSSFANANGGFIFIGVTDSRVVVGCKLEDPKSFISNIVKKNLKIEHNCSCRRGIAYTLNAASVMKGSEVVGSLIMLYIEQSCGVVFADNPDSWTVEDDHVKRMESTKWTEMLLAKDPEMEEKCMNFKKELSVTASPPKCMPVFSLGGDDSLDKIVQKLYKEDGNSFSGIKTYPESVYEELIYDHPNLKSLLPGMKPEGREGILIFSRSWAVNINLPGHPGVICDALLLATGGAPLLYTIVKEENEAITEYSRSKAMTIKQKLVNVGGYAGKLCVIHKILHYVDPEMAEDGNASSQQQTENVLPVRYPPSYEDLTQDDITKLLKAVTIVNLHFTSVLSDKIGSEFFNLLSLQQFEILDSKHDIKKCKKLFIHGLPGTGKTVMAEQLVRRIINTFRCGKDGVLYICENSPLQIIMSRRLECTCVTRKTFMKQEFPSVKHIIVDAAQNFRIEDGLWYEKAEGLRTKEETHPNGPGVFWIFMDHFQTSHIFKTGLPRIDSQDPKEELTIVVRNAKEIQNVVLEHVKKSLQSGKEGSRFLEDLAQSAICNHSFGGVATINDKMTHEEIVSNLAEQIQLYFKEGYAPKDIAILCSIHTECDRYREPLLALLNTRLVSAEEIRENAIVLDSFRRFSGLERSIVFGINPVPHSTQSELTPNIMVCVASRARTKLHIFYEGPSPLGSMHNN, encoded by the exons ATGGCTCTTGAGAGCATACGATTGATGGAGACCCCGTATCCGGACCTGGTGCTGGATGCAGGCACTGTAGACTTTGGGGAAAAGCATAGGAAAAACATGAAAGACCATTCCTTGAAAAAGGCGCAGTGCAGGAACTTAGTTATAGCGGCATGTGCCCTTTTAAATTCTGGTGGTGGAATCATTCATGTGAAAGTCGGGAATGAGGATTACAACCAGCGCACTGATGCAATTGGATTAGATATAGAAACAGAAATTCACAGTTTGGTAATAAAGCAGTCATTCGTAGAATTCATGCAGCAAGATACCACCATGTGGATTTTTGTGCAGTCTTGGATCAGTAGCATTAATGAAAAGAGTAAATTGCCAAGGTTGTGTTCTATAGCAAGCAATGTTTACTGTATAAGTAGGAGAGGCACTCAGTGTATTCAATTAAGTCCCCTTGAAGTGGAGGAATTATTCCAAACAAAATCCACTTCATCCCGAAGTAGTGATGACCCTAAATGTAGGAATACTGAGTTAGCTTTTGATATGTTAGTTCAAAATGAATTTCAACATGGTGCCGATTTCGGTATCGGTGAATCTGAACACATTGAATTTAAAGATTTTTCAGGGGAAAGGATATCCAACAGGATAAATGAAGTAATTCCAACATTAATGTCTTCCTTTGCAAATGCAAATGGTGGGTTTATATTCATAGGTGTCACTGATTCGAGGGTAGTTGTTGGATGTAAGCTTGAAGATCCTAAAAGTTTTATATCCAACATTGTCAAAAAAAACCTCAAGATTGAACATAATTGTTCCTGTCGAAGGGGCATTGCATACACACTTAATGCTGCCAGTGTTATGAAGGGATCAGAAGTTGTTGGCTCTTTGATAATGTTATACATTGAGCAGTCATGCGGTGTAGTATTTGCTGACAATCCTGACAGCTGGACAGTAGAAGATGACCACGTTAAGAGAATGGAATCTACTAAATGGACTGAGATGTTGTTGGCTAAAGATCCTG AGATGGAAGAAAAATGTATGAATTTTAAGAAGGAATTAAGTGTGACTGCATCACCACCAAAGTGTATGCCTGTGTTTTCACTTGGAGGGGATGACTCTTTGGACAAGATAGTACAAAAGCTCTATAAAG AAGACGGTAATTCATTTAGTGGAATCAAAACATATCCAGAATCGGTCTATGAAGAACTAATTTATGATCATCCAAATTTGAAAAGCCTGCTCCCTGGAATGAAACCTGAAGGAAGAGAAGGGATTCTGATATTCTCCAGAAGCTGGGCTGTTAATATTAACTTACCAGGGCACCCAGGTGTAATATGCGATGCCCTGCTCCTGGCCACGGGCGGAGCTCCACTGCTCTATACTATTGTCAAAGAAGAAAACGAGGCAATAACTGAATATTCAAGAAGCAAGGCCATGACCATCAAACAAAAGCTGGTGAATGTGGGTGGATATGCAGGAAAACTCTGTGTCATTCATAAAATCCTTCACTATGTAGACCCTGAAATGGCTGAAGATGGTAATGCAAGCAGTCAGCAGCAGACTGAGAATGTGTTACCAGTTCGGTACCCACCGAGTTATGAAGACTTAACACAAGATGACATCACAAAATTGCTGAAAGCAGTCACCATTGTTAATCTACATTTCACGTCTGTCCTAAGTGATAAGATTGGCAGTGAATTTTTCAATCTACTATCATTGCAACAATTTGAGATTCTTGATTCAAAACACGACATTAAGAAATGTAAAAAACTGTTCATACATGGTCTTCCTGGAACTGGCAAAACAGTTATGGCCGAACAACTCGTCAGAAGAATTATCAACACCTTCCGCTGTGGAAAAGATGGAGTTCTTTACATTTGTGAAAATAGTCCTTTGCAGATAATTATGAG CCGAAGATTGGAATGTACGTGTGTTACAAGGAAAACGTTTATGAAGCAGGAGTTTCCAAGTGTGAAACATATCATTGTTGATGCGGCTCAAAACTTCCGCATTGAAGATGGTCTCTGGTATGAAAAGGCTGAGGGTCTCAGAACAAAAGAAGAAACGCATCCTAATGGACCAGGAGTCTTCTGGATTTTCATGGATCATTTCCAAACTTCCCACATTTTTAAGACTGGGTTACCCAGAATTGATTCACAGGATCCAAAAGAGGAGTTGACAATAGTGGTTCGGAATGCAAAGGAAATACAAAATGTTGTCCTTGAACATGTCAAAAAGAGTTTACAATCTGGGAAAGAAGGATCTAGATTTCTGGAAGACCTAGCTCAAAGTGCCATTTGCAATCACTCATTTGGAGGGGTGGCTACGATTAATGATAAAATGACACACGAGGAGATTGTTAGCAACTTAGCTGAGCAAATACAATTGTACTTTAAGGAAGGCTATGCACCTAAAGATATAGCCATCCTGTGCAGTATTCACACAGAATGTGACAGGTACCGTGAACCACTACTGGCATTGCTTAATACACGTTTAGTAAGTGCAGAGGAAATACGGGAAAATGCTATTGTCCTAGATAGTTTCCGCCGATTTTCAGGCCTAGAAAGGTCAATTGTATTTGGCATCAACCCTGTACCTCATTCAACACAGAGCGAACTAACTCCTAATATTATGGTCTGTGTGGCTTCGCGAGCAAGGACAAAACTTCATATATTTTATGAAGGTCCCTCTCCTCTTGGCTCTATGCATAATAATTGA